The following proteins are co-located in the Myroides profundi genome:
- the mce gene encoding methylmalonyl-CoA epimerase: MRKIEHIGIAVKDLEASNALFEKLFGAPAYKEEAVESEGVKTSFFMNGPNKIELLEATNPDSPIAKFLEKKGEGIHHIAFDVEDIEAEMKRLAAEGFTLLNEIPKKGADNKLVAFLHPKTTNGVLIELCQEIK; the protein is encoded by the coding sequence ATGCGAAAAATAGAACACATCGGAATAGCTGTAAAAGACTTAGAAGCCTCTAATGCCTTATTCGAAAAACTATTCGGTGCTCCAGCTTATAAGGAAGAAGCTGTAGAAAGCGAAGGAGTAAAAACATCTTTCTTTATGAATGGCCCTAATAAAATAGAACTATTAGAAGCAACTAACCCTGATAGCCCTATCGCCAAATTCTTAGAAAAAAAAGGAGAAGGCATCCATCATATCGCTTTTGATGTAGAAGATATAGAAGCTGAGATGAAAAGATTAGCAGCAGAAGGATTCACATTATTAAACGAAATTCCTAAAAAAGGAGCTGATAATAAATTAGTTGCCTTTTTACACCCAAAAACAACCAATGGGGTGCTTATAGAATTATGTCAAGAAATTAAATAA
- the rbfA gene encoding 30S ribosome-binding factor RbfA codes for METNRQKKMGALLQKDIVDILQGEVRKNGITNLVISVSKVNITSDLSVARVYLSIFPIDKGEELLKGIKSNAPLIKHELAQRVKHQMRKVPDLLFYVDDSLEYIDQIDKALTGDENPIANPDLLEKRKKK; via the coding sequence ATGGAAACTAATAGACAAAAGAAGATGGGAGCCTTATTGCAAAAAGATATCGTGGATATCTTGCAAGGTGAGGTGCGTAAGAACGGGATAACTAACTTAGTTATTTCGGTTTCTAAAGTGAATATAACAAGTGATTTATCAGTAGCGAGAGTGTACTTAAGTATCTTCCCTATCGATAAAGGTGAAGAGCTACTAAAAGGGATAAAATCTAATGCTCCGCTAATTAAACACGAATTAGCACAGCGAGTAAAACACCAAATGAGAAAGGTGCCAGACTTACTGTTCTACGTGGATGATAGCTTAGAGTATATCGATCAAATCGACAAAGCGCTTACGGGTGATGAAAACCCTATCGCTAATCCTGACTTATTAGAAAAGAGAAAGAAAAAATAG